The following proteins are co-located in the Eptesicus fuscus isolate TK198812 chromosome 9, DD_ASM_mEF_20220401, whole genome shotgun sequence genome:
- the PDE4B gene encoding cAMP-specific 3',5'-cyclic phosphodiesterase 4B isoform X3 — protein sequence MLNRELTHLSEMSRSGNQVSEYISNTFLDKQNDVEIPSPTQKDREKKKKQQLMTQISGVKKLMHSSSLNNTSISRFGVNTENEDHLAKELEDLNKWGLNIFNVAGYSHNRPLTCIMYAIFQERDLLKTFKISSDTFVTYMMTLEDHYHSDVAYHNSLHAADVAQSTHVLLSTPALDAVFTDLEILAAIFAAAIHDVDHPGVSNQFLINTNSELALMYNDESVLENHHLAVGFKLLQEEHCDIFQNLTKKQRQTLRKMVIDMVLATDMSKHMSLLADLKTMVETKKVTSSGVLLLDNYTDRIQVLRNMVHCADLSNPTKSLELYRQWTDRIMEEFFQQGDKERERGMEISPMCDKHTASVEKSQVGFIDYIVHPLWETWADLVQPDAQDILDTLEDNRNWYQSMIPQSPSPPLDEQNRDCQGLMEKFQFELTLEEEDSEGPEKEGEGHSYFSSTKTLCVIDPESRDSLGETDVDNAAEDKSPVDT from the exons ATGCTGAACCGGGAGCTGACACACCTCTCAGAAATGAGCCGATCAGGGAACCAGGTGTCTGAATACATTTCAAATACTTTCTTAG ACAAGCAGAATGATGTGGAGATTCCATCTCCCAcccagaaggacagagagaaaaagaaaaagcagcagCTCATGACACAGATAAGCGGAGTGAAGAAACTGATGCATAGTTCAAGCTTAAACAATACAAGCATCTCACGCTTTGGAGTCAACACAGAAAATGAAGATCATCTGGCCAAG GAGCTGGAAGACCTGAACAAATGGGGCCTTAACATCTTCAATGTGGCTGGATATTCACACAATAGGCCCTTAACATGCATCATGTATGCCATATTCCAG GAAAGAGACCTCCTAAAGACATTCAAAATCTCCTCGGACACATTTGTAACCTACATGATGACTTTAGAAGACCATTACCATTCTGACGTGGCATATCATAACAGCCTACATGCTGCTGATGTAGCCCAGTCAACACATGTTCTTCTTTCAACACCAGCATTAGAT GCCGTCTTCACAGATTTGGAAATCCTGGCCGCCATTTTTGCAGCTGCTATCCATGACGTGGATCATCCTGGAGTATCCAACCAGTTTCTCATCAACACAA ATTCAGAACTTGCTTTGATGTATAATGACGAATCTGTGTTGGAAAACCATCATCTGGCCGTGGGTTTCAAACTGCTGCAAGAAGAGCACTGTGACATCTTTCAGAATCTCACCAAGAAGCAGCGGCAGACACTCCGGAAGATGGTTATCGACATG GTGTTAGCAACTGATATGTCCAAACATATGAGCCTGCTGGCAGACCTGAAGACAATGGTAGAAACAAAGAAAGTGACAAGCTCAGGCGTGCTTCTGCTGGACAACTATACGGATCGTATACAG GTCCTTCGCAACATGGTACACTGTGCAGACCTGAGCAACCCCACCAAGTCCTTGGAACTGTATCGGCAATGGACAGACCGCATCATGGAGGAATTTTTCCAGCAGGGAGACAAAGAGCGGGAGAGGGGAATGGAGATTAGCCCAATGTGTGATAAGCACACAGCTTCTGTGGAAAAATCCCAG GTTGGTTTCATCGACTACATTGTCCATCCCCTTTGGGAGACCTGGGCAGATCTGGTACAGCCTGATGCACAGGACATTCTGGACACATTAGAAGATAACAGGAACTGGTATCAGAGCATGATACCCCAGAGTCCCTCCCCACCGCTGGATGAGCAGAACAGAGACTGCCAGGGGCTGATGGAGAAGTTTCAATTTGAACTGACCCTGGAAGAGGAGGATTCGGAAGGACCTGAGAAAGAGGGCGAGGGCCACAGCTATTTCAGCAGCACAAAGACACTTTGTGTGATCGACCCAGAAAGCAGGGATTCACTGGGAGAGACTGATGTAGACAACGCCGCAGAGGACAAGTCCCCGGTCGACACATAA